The Melospiza georgiana isolate bMelGeo1 chromosome Z, bMelGeo1.pri, whole genome shotgun sequence genome contains a region encoding:
- the SELENOP gene encoding selenoprotein P isoform X1 has protein sequence MWARLGLVLALCLLPGGGTEIQNCQEAPEWRIGEEDPMWNSRGSVTVVALLQASULLCLRQASSLEDLRVKLENEGLVNISYVVVNHQGAQSRREFHLLKERVSDYITVYQQDEHQEDVWTTLNGNKDDFLIYDRCGRLVYHLGMPYSFLHFQYVEESIKIAYCENKCGNCSYMEPDIDGVCENITKKAVEELSEIEPEPTDQHSQTSLQRHGHHRRRHHHRHHHQGSRDPKHENHQAAAETDRHHPHSAWRHRLFGRHRHDQTGSQEHVDTAPPGEIVEIPQDKKLRKKGKNSCKNQLTUNWQTGSDSTSGSUSCHCRHLLFEELGNSVTUQCRGALPNSCRUHGQLAAEDVTESUQCRLLSAAUHSSPAGASETSDTUQUQEKARNUSUKTN, from the exons ggccccagaaTGGCGTATTGGGGAGGAGGACCCCATGTGGAACTCCAGAGGCTCGGTGACAGTGGTGGCTCTCCTCCAGGCAAGCTGATTATTGTGCCTGCGGCAGGCTTCCAG TTTGGAGGACCTGCGAGTAAAGTTAGAGAATGAAGGATTGGTCAACATCTCGTATGTGGTTGTCAACCATCAGGGAGCTCAATCCCGGAGGGAATTTCACCTACTTAAAGAACGTGTTTCAGACTACATTACTGTCTACCAGCAAGATGAGCACCAAGAGGATGTGTGGACTACTTTAAATGGAAACAAGGATGACTTTCTTATCTATGACAG ATGCGGCCGTCTCGTGTATCATCTGGGTATGCCCTACTCCTTCCTGCATTTTCAATATGTGGAAGAATCTATTAAGATTGCATACTGCGAAAACAAGTGTGGAAACTGCTCTTACATG GAACCTGATATTGATGGTGTCTGTGAAAACATCACTAAAAAAGCAGTTGAAGAGCTGTCAGAGATAGAACCTGAGCCAACAGACCAGCATTCCCAGACCAGCCTGCAGAGACATGGACACCACCGCCGCCGCCACCACCACCGCCACCATCACCAGGGCAGTCGTGATCCCAAACACGAGAAccaccaggctgctgctgaaactGACAGACATCATCCTCACAGCGCCTGGCGCCACAGGCTTTTTGGCCGTCACAGACACGATCAGACAGGTAGTCAGGAGCACGTAGACACTGCCCCTCCAGGAGAAATTGTGGAAATTCCACAAGATAAAAAACTAcgaaagaaagggaaaaacagcTGCAAAAACCAGTTAACCTGAAATTGGCAGACAGGATCAGACTCTACCTCTGGTAGCTGATCCTGTCATTGTCGACACCTTCTGTTTGAAGAGCTAGGGAATTCTGTCACCTGACAGTGTCGTGGAGCGCTACCAAATTCTTGCAGGTGACACgggcagctggcagcagaggatGTCACTGAGTCTTGACAGTGCCgtctgctctctgctgcctgaCATTCATCACCAGCAGGAGCAAGTGAAACTAGTGACACCtgacagtgacaggaaaagGCAAGGAACTGATCCTGAAAAACAAACTAA
- the SELENOP gene encoding selenoprotein P isoform X2, giving the protein MWARLGLVLALCLLPGGGTEIQNCQEAPEWRIGEEDPMWNSRGSVTVVALLQASULLCLRQASSLEDLRVKLENEGLVNISYVVVNHQGAQSRREFHLLKERVSDYITVYQQDEHQEDVWTTLNGNKDDFLIYDRCGRLVYHLGMPYSFLHFQYVEESIKIAYCENKCGNCSYMEPDIDGVCENITKKAVEELSEIEPEPTDQHSQTSLQRHGHHRRRHHHRHHHQGSRDPKHENHQAAAETDRHHPHSAWRHRLFGRHRHDQTGSQEHVDTAPPGEIVEIPQDKKLRKKGKNSCKNQLTUNWQTGSDSTSGSUSCHCRHLLFEELGNSVTUQCRGALPNSCRUHGQLAAEDVTESUQCRLLSAAUHSSPAGASETSDTUQUQEKARN; this is encoded by the exons ggccccagaaTGGCGTATTGGGGAGGAGGACCCCATGTGGAACTCCAGAGGCTCGGTGACAGTGGTGGCTCTCCTCCAGGCAAGCTGATTATTGTGCCTGCGGCAGGCTTCCAG TTTGGAGGACCTGCGAGTAAAGTTAGAGAATGAAGGATTGGTCAACATCTCGTATGTGGTTGTCAACCATCAGGGAGCTCAATCCCGGAGGGAATTTCACCTACTTAAAGAACGTGTTTCAGACTACATTACTGTCTACCAGCAAGATGAGCACCAAGAGGATGTGTGGACTACTTTAAATGGAAACAAGGATGACTTTCTTATCTATGACAG ATGCGGCCGTCTCGTGTATCATCTGGGTATGCCCTACTCCTTCCTGCATTTTCAATATGTGGAAGAATCTATTAAGATTGCATACTGCGAAAACAAGTGTGGAAACTGCTCTTACATG GAACCTGATATTGATGGTGTCTGTGAAAACATCACTAAAAAAGCAGTTGAAGAGCTGTCAGAGATAGAACCTGAGCCAACAGACCAGCATTCCCAGACCAGCCTGCAGAGACATGGACACCACCGCCGCCGCCACCACCACCGCCACCATCACCAGGGCAGTCGTGATCCCAAACACGAGAAccaccaggctgctgctgaaactGACAGACATCATCCTCACAGCGCCTGGCGCCACAGGCTTTTTGGCCGTCACAGACACGATCAGACAGGTAGTCAGGAGCACGTAGACACTGCCCCTCCAGGAGAAATTGTGGAAATTCCACAAGATAAAAAACTAcgaaagaaagggaaaaacagcTGCAAAAACCAGTTAACCTGAAATTGGCAGACAGGATCAGACTCTACCTCTGGTAGCTGATCCTGTCATTGTCGACACCTTCTGTTTGAAGAGCTAGGGAATTCTGTCACCTGACAGTGTCGTGGAGCGCTACCAAATTCTTGCAGGTGACACgggcagctggcagcagaggatGTCACTGAGTCTTGACAGTGCCgtctgctctctgctgcctgaCATTCATCACCAGCAGGAGCAAGTGAAACTAGTGACACCtgacagtgacaggaaaagGCAAGGAACTGA
- the CCDC152 gene encoding coiled-coil domain-containing protein 152: MNHSDEETMKKTSIVNLDKLLYDFSEIEKKISEINDANNLLIHQLEKCNRLLALSQSKEESVKEECSALQNVIKGLTQTIENQCNVKDENDRLRGSIHILEDKLKTCEEEYKDQIEKLMTEIKNKEEDHKLEITQLNCDTRKKFELKEMEYREEREKKELEILELTRQLKIQNEEKQNEIIKLQIEFNAKLARAQDKTTKSFSDASVLPQSIYRRKLQHLQEEKNKEIEILRNTIRDLEQRLNKGQDLPFKRRRF; the protein is encoded by the exons ATGAATCATAGTGATGAAGAAACTATGAAAAAAACCAGTATAGTGAACCTTGATAAGCTTTTATATGACTTCTCAGAGATAGAAAAA aaaatatCAGAAATCAATGATGCAAATAACCTACTGATTCATCAGCTGGAAAAATGTAACAGATTGCTAGCATTAAGCCAATCAAAGGAGGAATCAGTAAAAGAGG aGTGCAGTGCTCTACAGAATGTGATAAAGGGTCTAACACAAACCATTGAAAACCAGTGTAACGTGAAAG atGAAAATGATAGACTGAGGGGATCCATTCACATCTTGGAAGATAAATTAAAGACTTGTGAAGAG GAGTATAAGGATCAAATTGAGAAACTCatgacagaaattaaaaacaaagaggaAGACCACAAATTAGAAATAACACAGCTGAATTGCGatacaaggaaaaaat TTGAATTAAAAGAAATGGAGTatagagaagagagagagaaaaaagaactgGAAATATTAGAGCTAACTAGACAGTTGAAAATTCAAAATGAAGAGAAGCAGAATGAAATAATTAAACTGCAGATAGAG TTCAATGCTAAATTGGCAAGAGCTCAGGATAAGACCACCAAGTCCTTTTCAGACGCTTCAGTCTTGCCACAAAGTATCTATCGAAGG AagctgcagcatctccaggaagagaaaaacaaggaaattgAAATTCTACGAAACACCATAAGAGATTTGGAGCAACGTCTTAATAAAGGTCAAGACCTGCCCTTCAAACGGAGGAGATTCTGA